One window from the genome of Oryza glaberrima chromosome 3, OglaRS2, whole genome shotgun sequence encodes:
- the LOC127767341 gene encoding ankyrin repeat domain-containing protein, chloroplastic produces the protein MPPSLSLHHHLLLFPFPSHVQTLNPLSASPRLHPHSKSLLPRRRPLVTSPTSFAVAAVDEFDEDFAIGDCVVFEDDAFEEPDVDLPSPAPSTTSRPRRKPAAEAGGGGGSSLVPERWRDAAEEINLTKKEKRRIAHGLRFGSRLERRAPPAVAAPDEYRAYREGRLDAELGRVARDYAEPIERSPVPDRVEAPPPPEPGARVAPRNPRLGLGVRSLDDITELFNSTEYVPGEMEDGNNPKSRRKLFTDEEKVLLNKRVPDLEAATSSKWLPLHTIAASGDFYLLDNLLKHNINVNALDKDGLPAIHKAILSKKHAIINYLLRNSANPFIHDKDGATLMHYAVQTACSQTIKTLLLYNVDINRPDDYGWTPLHLAVQTQRTDIVKLLLIKGADRTLKTQDGFTPLELCLRLGHHARTYELIKLLKSFRLPKQHDPVQHLDGI, from the exons ATgcctccttccctctccctccaccaccatctcctcctcttccccttcccttcccatGTCCAAACCCTAAACCCGCTctccgcctctcctcgcctccaCCCACATAGCAAATCCCTCCTCCCCAGGCGCCGCCCGCTCGTTACCTCTCCCAcctccttcgccgtcgccgccgtcgatgaaTTCGACGAGGATTTCGCCATCGGCGACTGCGTCGTGTTCGAGGACGACGCCTTCGAGGAGCCCGATGTCGACCTCCCCTCTCCGGCGCCATCGACCACCTCGCGCCCCAGGCGGAAGCCGgccgcggaggccggcggcggaggggggagTAGCCTGGTGCCGGAGAGGTGGAGGGACGCGGCGGAGGAGATAAACCTGACGAAGAAGGAGAAGCGCCGCATCGCGCACGGCTTGCGCTTCGGGAGCCGCCTCGAGCGGCGGGCGCCCCCCGCCGTGGCCGCGCCCGATGAGTACCGCGCGTACCGCGAGGGGAGGCTGGACGCGGAGCTCGGACGCGTCGCGCGCGACTACGCCGAGCCGATCGAGAGGTCACCCGTACCGGATAGAGTGGAggctccgccgcctcctgaGCCTGGTGCTCGTGTGGCACCTAGGAATCCGAGGTTGGGGCTGGGTGTGAGAAGCCTCGACGACATCACGGAGCTGTTTAACAGTACGGAGTATGTGCCAGGCGAGATGGAGGATGGCAACAATCCGAAAA GCCGACGGAAGCTGTTCACAGATGAGGAGAAGGTTCTTCTGAACAAGAGAGTACCTGATCTTGAAGCTGCTACTTCT AGCAAGTGGCTTCCACTTCACACAATTGCAGCATCAGGAGATTTCTATCTGTTGGACAATCTTCTAAAACATAATATTAATGTGAATGCCCTTGATAAG GATGGTTTACCAGCTATTCATAAAGCAATTCTTTCCAAGAAGCATGCCATTATCAACTATCTCCTAAGGAATTCAGCAAATCCATTCATCCACGATAAA GATGGTGCAACCCTAATGCATTATGCAGTCCAAACAGCATGCAGTCAGACCATAAAGACTCTCTTGCTGTACAATGTTGACATTAATCGGCCAGATGAT TATGGATGGACACCTTTGCATCTAGCTGTGCAAACACAGAGAACTGATATCGTTAAGCTACTCTTAATAAAGGGTGCTGATAGAACTTTGAAAACTCAA GATGGATTTACCCCTTTGGAGTTATGCCTCCGGTTGGGTCATCATGCAAGGACGTATGAACTTATCAAATTACTCAAGAGCTTTCGTCTACCAAAGCAACATGACCCAGTTCAGCACTTGGATGGTATATGA
- the LOC127765484 gene encoding transcription factor BHLH3 — MELDEESFLDELMSLRRDGSAPWQAPPYPGGGGGGGMMMSDLLFYGGDGGSAEARGGMDASPFQELASMAAPPPQHPHEEFNFDCLSEVCNPYRSCGAQLVPSEAASQTQTQLTPLRDAMVAEEETSGDKALLHGGGGSSSPTFMFGGGAGESSEMMAGIRGVGGGVHPRSKLHGTPSKNLMAERRRRKRLNDRLSMLRSIVPKISKMDRTSILGDTIDYVKELTERIKTLEEEIGATPEELDLLNTMKDSSSGNNNEMLVRNSTKFDVENRGSGNTRIEICCPANPGVLLSTVSALEVLGLEIEQCVVSCFSDFGMQASCLQEDGKRQVVSTDEIKQTLFRSAGYGGRCL; from the exons ATGGAGCTTGACGAGGAGTCCTTCTTGGATGAGCTCATGTCGCTGCGGCGTGATGGGTCGGCGCCGTGGCAGGCGCCGCCGTacccgggtggcggcggcggtggcggcatgaTGATGAGTGACCTCCTCTtctacggcggcgacggcggcagcgcggaGGCGAGGGGCGGGATGGACGCGTCGCCGTTCCAGGAGctggcgtccatggcggcgccgccgcctcagcaTCCGCACGAGGAGTTCAACTTCGACTGCTTGAGCGAGGTCTGCAACCCGTACCGCAGCTGCGGCGCCCAGCTCGTCCCCTCGGAGGCGGCTAGCCAGACGCAGACGCAGCTCACTCCTCTCCGCGACGCaatggtggcggaggaggagacgagcggCGACAAGGCGCtgctccatggcggcggcggctcgtcgtcgccgacgttcATGTTTGGAGGTGGCGCCGGAGAGAGCTCGGAGATGATGGCCGGCATcaggggcgtcggcggcggcgtccacccGCGGAGCAAGCTCCACGGCACGCCGTCGAAGAACCTCATGGCCGAGAGGCGGCGTCGCAAGCGGCTCAACGACCGGCTGTCCATGCTCCGGTCCATCGTGCCCAAGATTAGCAAG ATGGACAGGACCTCGATCCTTGGTGACACCATCGACTACGTGAAGGAGCTGACGGAGAGGATCAAAACCCTCGAGGAGGAGATCGGCGCCACGCCGGAGGAGCTCGACCTGTTGAACACGATGAAGGATTCCTCCAGCGGCAACAACAACGAGATGCTCGTGAGGAATTCCACCAAG TTCGATGTCGAGAACCGGGGCAGCGGGAACACGAGGATCGAGATATGCTGCCCGGCGAACCCCGGCGTGCTGCTGTCGACGGTGAGCGCGCTGGAGGTGCTGGGGCTAGAGATCGAGCAGTGCGTCGTGAGCTGCTTCAGTGACTTTGGCATGCAGGCCTCCTGCTTACAA GAGGACGGGAAGAGGCAAGTTGTCAGCACCGACGAGATCAAGCAGACATTGTTCAGGAGCGCAGGCTATGGCGGAAGGTGTCTGTAG